DNA sequence from the Desulfatiglans sp. genome:
ACTGCACAGGCATTTCTTGATCTTCTTGCGCTTAGAGGGATAGAATACTTTTTCGGAAATGCAGGGACAGATTTTGCAAGTATTGTAGATGCCTTTACAAAAAGAAAGGCAGAGGGGAAAAGATTACCTGTCCCTGTTACTATACCCCATGAGATACCGCTTGTCAGCATGGCACAGGGGTATTACCTTTACACAGGTAAAATTCAGGCGGCAATGGTGCATGTGGGTGTGGGCACGGCAAATGCCCTTGGTTCAATAATGACCGGGAAGAGATCAAGAATCCCGCTTCTCTTTTTTGCAGGAAGAACACCGGTCACAGAAGATGGGCACCCTGCATCCCGTTCATCATTTGTTCACTGGGCGCAGGAGTGTTATGACCAGGCCGGGATGATAAGGGAATTTGTAAACTGGGATTATGAATTAAGATCCCCTTCACAGCTTGAGGATGTTATTGACAGGGCACTTGTTATGGCGCTTTCTGAACCCTGCGGGCCGGTTTACCTTACGCTTCCAAGAGAGACGCTTTATGACTCCTTTGATAAAAAGGGCTTTAACAGCCGCCTGAAATATGATCTGCCAACATTTTATCCTGACCCTAATAAGATAAAAAAGGTGGCTGAGCTGATTACCTGTGCGGAGTACCCGATCATTATAACCTCCTCATATGGTAAAAGGGCTGAATATGTTGAGACACTTGTTGAACTTGCAGAGATGACAGGTTCAGGGGTTGTATCATTCAACCCTGAATATATGAACTTTCCGGCTGATCATTATTGTCATCAGGGATTTACCCCTGACCCGCTGTTATCAGATGCAGACCTAATAATAGTCCTTGAAAGTGATGTACCGTGGTATCCTGCTTCAATAAAGCCTAATGATTCGGCTTTTATGGTTAATATCGGAATCGATCCTTTATACAGTAAATACCCTGTAAGGAGCTATCCATCAGATATCACACTGAACGGCGATCCATGTCTGGCTTTGAAAGAAATTGTTCAGGAATTATCAGGCCCAAATAAAATGAAAGATACTATGCTGGAGGGAAGAAAAAACAGACTAAAAACAAGGCATGATGCTCTATTCCATGATCTTTATTCAACGGCAGGAAATGCATCGGGTGCTATGCCATTAAACCAGGGCTTTGTCTCATCCCGTTTAAACAGTATTATTGACAGCAACACAATAATAGTGAACGAATATGATAATCAGATGATCTGGCAGGAAAACATCTCTCCAGGTAACTATTTTGGTGTTTCCCATGCAGGGTATCTCGGCTGGGCAGTTGGGGCTGCACTTGGCATGAAATTGGCTGCACCGGAGAAGACCGTTATAGCCACAGTAGGCGATGGATCATATATGTTTTCTGTACCCTCTGCCTGTCATTATGTTTCAAAGGCATATGATCTTCCGATACTGATCATAATTTACAATAACCGGTCATGGGAGGCGGTAAGGCAGGCAACAAAGGGCATACACCCTGATGGCTGGGCAGCAAATGCGCCTGATATGCCCCTGACTGAATTAAGGCCTTCCCCTGACTATGAACAGATCTGCACGGCATTCGGGGGGTATGGTGAAAAGGTGGAGAGACCGGAAGAGTTGGACGGAGCTTTAAAACGTGCCCTGGTTGCAGTAAACAAAGAAAATCGTCAGGCATGTCTTAATATAGTGTGCGGATAATTAAGGTAACAGCATGACAGAATTCAGTAATTCAAAATGGGCAGATCCTGACTTCACACAGGCA
Encoded proteins:
- a CDS encoding thiamine pyrophosphate-requiring protein, with the protein product MSLKKENSMIEVNAENTAQAFLDLLALRGIEYFFGNAGTDFASIVDAFTKRKAEGKRLPVPVTIPHEIPLVSMAQGYYLYTGKIQAAMVHVGVGTANALGSIMTGKRSRIPLLFFAGRTPVTEDGHPASRSSFVHWAQECYDQAGMIREFVNWDYELRSPSQLEDVIDRALVMALSEPCGPVYLTLPRETLYDSFDKKGFNSRLKYDLPTFYPDPNKIKKVAELITCAEYPIIITSSYGKRAEYVETLVELAEMTGSGVVSFNPEYMNFPADHYCHQGFTPDPLLSDADLIIVLESDVPWYPASIKPNDSAFMVNIGIDPLYSKYPVRSYPSDITLNGDPCLALKEIVQELSGPNKMKDTMLEGRKNRLKTRHDALFHDLYSTAGNASGAMPLNQGFVSSRLNSIIDSNTIIVNEYDNQMIWQENISPGNYFGVSHAGYLGWAVGAALGMKLAAPEKTVIATVGDGSYMFSVPSACHYVSKAYDLPILIIIYNNRSWEAVRQATKGIHPDGWAANAPDMPLTELRPSPDYEQICTAFGGYGEKVERPEELDGALKRALVAVNKENRQACLNIVCG